A genomic segment from Chitinophaga flava encodes:
- a CDS encoding sialidase family protein: protein MKRIVIMITAGLLGLWSCKPQQQEGAVVLSHRGMDASCPYITGDASGNTVISWVEKDSTADTGVMLYAVSNDNGHTFSEPVKIAATTGVYPHAENLPKLLFKPDGSAIALFGVEQHDPRNKYAGKVMYTLSADGGKTWGAAHPLVTDTAGYDQRYFDMALLPGGEAAAIWLDNRKDTKAEGSTLYWAVTAGPQGFQAAKPVAQTVCQCCRTRLYVASNGDVHLAYRDIINDSIRDMVHQVSLDGGKSFSEPVRISADNWVVKGCPHTGPALTANRKGLHFAWFTMGGGQGVFYAGSEDNGKTYTQKESLSKAPMAKHPQIVTAAGDKVVVVWDEPVKWQGDFRSRVGMVVKSPEGQTISSRSLTADSLYATYPVVSALAGKSVLVAYTRKGEVVYEVVSI, encoded by the coding sequence ATGAAGAGGATAGTTATAATGATTACAGCGGGATTACTGGGGTTATGGTCGTGTAAGCCGCAACAGCAGGAGGGGGCAGTAGTGTTGTCGCACAGGGGCATGGATGCTTCCTGTCCTTACATTACCGGGGATGCATCGGGGAATACGGTGATTAGTTGGGTGGAGAAAGATAGTACTGCAGATACCGGTGTTATGTTATATGCGGTATCTAACGATAACGGACATACGTTTTCTGAGCCTGTAAAAATTGCTGCTACCACTGGTGTATACCCACATGCGGAAAACCTGCCCAAACTGCTTTTTAAACCCGATGGTAGTGCGATCGCCCTGTTTGGGGTGGAGCAGCATGATCCCCGGAATAAGTATGCGGGAAAAGTGATGTACACGCTTTCTGCTGATGGTGGTAAAACCTGGGGGGCTGCGCATCCTTTAGTGACAGATACGGCAGGTTATGATCAGCGGTATTTTGATATGGCGTTGTTACCTGGCGGAGAAGCGGCGGCGATCTGGCTCGACAACCGTAAGGATACCAAAGCAGAAGGGTCTACGCTGTATTGGGCTGTGACAGCGGGGCCGCAAGGCTTCCAGGCCGCAAAGCCGGTGGCGCAGACTGTCTGCCAGTGCTGCCGTACCCGTTTATATGTAGCCAGCAATGGCGATGTACACCTGGCTTATCGTGATATCATTAATGATTCTATCCGGGATATGGTGCATCAGGTGTCTTTAGATGGCGGAAAGTCTTTCAGTGAGCCGGTACGTATCAGTGCAGACAACTGGGTGGTGAAAGGGTGTCCGCATACTGGCCCGGCGCTGACGGCCAACCGTAAGGGGTTGCATTTTGCCTGGTTCACGATGGGTGGTGGACAAGGTGTTTTTTACGCAGGATCCGAAGATAACGGTAAAACCTATACGCAGAAAGAATCACTGAGTAAAGCACCTATGGCCAAACATCCGCAGATCGTAACAGCGGCCGGCGATAAGGTGGTAGTGGTATGGGATGAACCGGTGAAGTGGCAGGGAGATTTCCGCAGCAGGGTAGGTATGGTGGTCAAATCGCCCGAAGGGCAAACAATCAGCAGTCGTTCACTCACGGCTGACAGCCTCTATGCTACCTATCCGGTAGTGAGTGCTTTGGCCGGTAAATCAGTGCTGGTGGCTTATACAAGGAAAGGAGAGGTGGTGTACGAAGTAGTATCTATTTGA
- a CDS encoding gliding motility-associated C-terminal domain-containing protein: MKRVLLLVISCCLFNLIAAAYHIIGGEIYYKTIGLNGDNTRYRYLITLKLYRDADFTCGDRQGCIDKFENPVVANVYTANGTIVLSSVYLYMSQVVPLIDTLKNPCLAPQAQHLEVAFYTATIDLAPVFGGYYVASQRCCRGEKLANIYDSEHEGSTYYTIIPGVESKPYNNSAYFNKDTAIVICNSMPFKIDYAAFDEDGDSLTYSLCSALTDGTANNDINSSTPPPYNSTVRYIPPYSGTNPMGGSPGISIDNKGLITCTPNKPGKYVITVCVNEYDRTTKRFLGIHSKDILLTVFDCTTKIVARFPSVLNNCSETPELKVPIPNYSNSGYGSTYYWTFGDGTDTLTDDRTLFYHQYPDTGIYKVKLVVNPHLACRDSVNGEVHNYPGLKAGFTTAGFCKEDPISFNDTSSYLYGQITSRTWNFGTNDSVRLPAGDRSVQYTFPKGNVYTVTLTLHTDKQCEKTVTQNVRIYQVLPFAGNDTILAKGQTMVMQGSGGNVYTWQPPDGLSDPHIAHPVLTYNKDITYVLKVSDLQGCVGYDSISVKYFTGPEMYIPNAFTPNGDGVNDRFRFIPVGIVHYQFFRIYNRWGQEIYSSTDFRNGWDGTYKGMPAPVDTYLWILKGTDFNGKEIFKKGTVTLIR; the protein is encoded by the coding sequence ATGAAGAGAGTCTTACTACTGGTTATAAGCTGCTGTTTGTTTAACCTCATCGCAGCTGCATACCACATCATTGGTGGCGAAATATATTATAAGACGATAGGACTGAATGGAGATAATACCCGCTACCGTTATCTCATCACCCTCAAGCTATACCGCGACGCAGACTTTACCTGTGGCGACCGGCAAGGTTGTATCGACAAGTTCGAAAACCCGGTCGTGGCAAACGTATATACGGCCAATGGTACCATTGTATTGTCTTCCGTATATCTTTACATGAGTCAGGTTGTCCCGCTCATCGATACACTGAAAAACCCCTGTCTTGCACCACAGGCGCAACACCTGGAAGTAGCCTTTTATACCGCTACCATTGATCTGGCGCCAGTCTTCGGCGGCTATTATGTAGCCTCCCAACGATGTTGCCGCGGCGAAAAACTCGCCAATATCTATGATTCAGAACATGAAGGTTCTACCTACTACACCATCATTCCCGGTGTTGAATCCAAACCTTATAATAACAGCGCTTATTTCAACAAAGACACCGCCATCGTTATCTGCAATAGTATGCCCTTTAAAATAGATTATGCTGCATTTGATGAAGACGGGGATAGTTTGACCTACAGCCTTTGCAGTGCCCTCACGGATGGTACTGCCAACAATGATATCAATTCCTCCACTCCTCCTCCGTATAATTCTACAGTACGCTACATTCCCCCTTACTCGGGCACTAATCCCATGGGCGGAAGCCCGGGCATCTCTATCGATAATAAAGGGCTGATCACCTGTACACCCAATAAACCAGGCAAGTATGTAATCACGGTATGCGTAAATGAATACGACCGAACCACCAAACGATTCCTCGGCATACATAGCAAAGATATTCTGCTTACAGTATTTGACTGCACTACCAAAATAGTCGCCCGATTTCCTTCCGTACTCAACAATTGCTCGGAAACGCCGGAATTAAAGGTGCCCATACCCAACTACAGTAATTCCGGGTACGGCTCCACCTACTACTGGACCTTTGGTGATGGAACGGATACACTAACAGACGACAGAACCCTCTTCTATCATCAATACCCCGATACCGGTATCTATAAAGTAAAACTGGTGGTCAATCCGCATCTCGCCTGCCGGGACAGCGTCAACGGAGAAGTACACAACTATCCCGGGCTGAAAGCCGGTTTTACCACTGCCGGTTTCTGCAAGGAAGACCCCATTAGTTTCAATGACACCTCCTCCTACCTATACGGCCAGATCACCAGCCGTACCTGGAATTTTGGTACCAATGACAGCGTAAGGCTGCCAGCCGGAGACCGCAGCGTTCAGTATACCTTTCCTAAAGGGAACGTATATACGGTGACGCTCACCCTTCATACCGACAAACAATGTGAAAAAACTGTTACACAAAACGTGCGTATTTACCAGGTGTTACCTTTCGCCGGTAATGACACTATTCTGGCCAAAGGGCAAACCATGGTGATGCAGGGCAGCGGCGGAAATGTTTACACCTGGCAGCCTCCCGACGGGCTCAGCGATCCTCATATCGCCCATCCGGTGCTTACCTACAATAAAGACATCACCTATGTGCTGAAGGTATCTGATCTACAGGGTTGTGTTGGGTATGATAGCATCAGCGTTAAGTATTTCACCGGCCCGGAAATGTATATCCCCAATGCTTTTACACCCAATGGTGACGGCGTAAATGACCGGTTTCGCTTTATACCGGTAGGCATTGTTCATTACCAGTTCTTCCGGATTTACAATCGCTGGGGCCAGGAGATCTATTCCTCCACAGATTTCAGAAACGGATGGGACGGTACCTACAAAGGCATGCCGGCACCTGTAGACACTTATCTGTGGATACTGAAGGGCACCGACTTCAACGGTAAGGAGATCTTCAAAAAGGGGACTGTTACACTCATCCGTTAG
- a CDS encoding SDR family NAD(P)-dependent oxidoreductase, with amino-acid sequence MGIVLITGATAGFGQACAEIFAAKGHDVIITGRRKERLETLKTQLSQEYGANVLALNFDVRDEQAVQAALNSIPEEWKAVDILINNAGLAAGLSTIDEGDTEDWNSMIDTNVKGLLYVSRTVIPWMRSRTRGHIINIGSTAAKTVYAKGNVYCATKAAVDAISEGMRIDLLPYRIKVTAIHPGAAETEFSLVRFKGDEDKAKDVYKGFIPMSAKDVADVVYYCTTLPPHVCINDLVLTPLQQANAYYIDKN; translated from the coding sequence ATGGGAATCGTTCTTATTACAGGCGCTACGGCAGGATTTGGCCAGGCATGTGCAGAAATATTTGCAGCAAAAGGCCATGACGTGATCATCACTGGTCGTCGCAAGGAAAGGCTGGAAACACTCAAAACACAACTTTCTCAGGAGTATGGTGCCAATGTACTGGCCCTGAATTTTGATGTCAGAGATGAACAGGCCGTACAGGCAGCACTGAACAGTATCCCCGAAGAATGGAAAGCGGTGGATATCCTCATCAACAACGCCGGACTGGCAGCAGGCCTTAGCACCATCGATGAAGGAGATACCGAAGACTGGAATAGTATGATAGACACCAACGTCAAAGGGCTGTTGTATGTTTCCCGTACTGTGATTCCGTGGATGCGTTCCCGTACCCGTGGCCATATCATCAACATCGGCTCTACCGCCGCCAAAACCGTATATGCCAAAGGCAACGTGTACTGTGCCACCAAAGCTGCTGTGGATGCCATTTCCGAAGGTATGCGCATAGACCTGCTGCCCTACCGGATAAAAGTAACCGCCATCCACCCGGGTGCTGCCGAAACCGAGTTCTCCCTGGTACGCTTCAAAGGCGACGAAGACAAAGCCAAAGATGTATACAAAGGCTTTATTCCGATGAGCGCCAAAGATGTGGCTGACGTGGTATACTATTGCACTACCCTGCCGCCACATGTTTGTATCAATGACCTCGTATTAACACCATTACAACAGGCCAATGCCTATTATATTGATAAAAATTAA
- a CDS encoding TonB-dependent receptor → MRIFYILFIACMAMQASYAQQLEGRIADARTREALPGVSINLTAAGKGCTSNAQGHYVLPAPAANDSLKISYVGYITLKIPASAAVQTPVIYLEASSTNLNEIVVSSSREKQYRTEVPVAISTISPQTLQETKATTLDKVLNKVSGVYMVDLGNEQHTMAIRQPIGYKSLFLYLEDGIPIRTVGDFNHNALIEINMAALRNIEVIRGPASSLYGSEAVGGAVNFITAVPTLVPTAKVQLEASNWGYKRTDFSVSDTKGKVGFLVGGYYADQRNGYMDHSDFHKLALTARADVQLNEKNKWTTAATLVNYKTDQTGGLDSAHFFAKDYRNFQTFSYREVKALRIRSTLDHEWDSRNHTSVTAFFRHSTIGQNPFYAIRDVRNTLKARGEINSDAFYSYGIIAQHKKDFDWKNASLIAGVSADYSPATYNANYIDIDKDAAGYYVGYRLTDSVLTNYRVGLLNTAAYTQFSFMPLANMRIVAALRYDRMDYDFNNYLPPSAFTGAPSERNNFNALTPKLGLTYNLQHNRGLYANYSKGFAPPNISELYRGVKVPVLKSANYNNYEAGGWFGFAQNKGYVDVSVYLMKGSNEIVSVRTADGSYENQNAGATTHRGIEWNARYTPLRSVFIRTSGTYASHIFDAYTENGKTYDHNAMNGAPKWITNTELTWKPSLLRGFRIGGEWQHISGYYMDAANTAWYDGYDLFNIRAGYQWKGFECWLNCMNAGDRLYATTAEKSAYGKSYRVGPRQTFNFGVAYTFTGKR, encoded by the coding sequence ATGAGAATTTTTTATATACTTTTCATTGCCTGTATGGCGATGCAGGCGAGCTATGCCCAGCAACTGGAAGGACGCATAGCAGATGCCCGGACCAGAGAAGCCTTACCAGGCGTAAGTATCAACCTGACAGCAGCCGGTAAAGGCTGCACCAGTAATGCGCAGGGACATTATGTATTGCCCGCGCCCGCTGCAAACGATTCGCTGAAGATTTCCTATGTAGGATACATCACACTTAAAATACCTGCCTCAGCAGCAGTACAAACGCCAGTCATCTACCTGGAAGCCAGTTCCACCAACCTGAATGAGATCGTCGTTTCTTCTTCCAGAGAAAAACAATATCGCACAGAAGTACCTGTGGCCATCAGCACCATTTCTCCACAAACATTACAGGAAACCAAAGCCACTACTCTGGACAAAGTGTTGAATAAAGTAAGCGGGGTATACATGGTAGATCTGGGTAATGAACAGCATACAATGGCCATCCGTCAGCCTATAGGCTATAAAAGTCTTTTCCTATATCTGGAAGATGGTATTCCCATCCGTACAGTAGGAGACTTTAACCATAATGCGCTGATAGAAATCAATATGGCTGCACTGCGTAATATCGAAGTGATCCGTGGACCGGCCTCTTCCCTGTATGGCAGTGAAGCAGTGGGTGGAGCTGTCAATTTTATCACAGCAGTTCCTACGCTGGTACCTACCGCCAAAGTGCAGTTGGAAGCCAGCAACTGGGGATATAAACGTACCGACTTCAGTGTTTCTGATACCAAAGGGAAAGTCGGTTTTCTGGTAGGCGGTTATTATGCTGATCAACGCAATGGTTATATGGACCACAGCGACTTTCATAAACTGGCGCTGACTGCGAGAGCGGATGTACAGCTCAACGAAAAAAACAAATGGACCACCGCCGCCACACTGGTGAATTATAAAACAGACCAGACGGGTGGTTTGGACAGTGCACATTTTTTTGCGAAAGATTATCGGAACTTCCAGACTTTCAGTTACAGAGAAGTGAAAGCCCTGCGTATCCGCAGTACACTCGACCATGAATGGGATAGCCGCAACCATACGAGTGTGACCGCTTTTTTCCGTCACAGTACCATCGGGCAGAATCCTTTTTATGCTATCAGGGATGTGCGTAATACCTTAAAGGCAAGAGGAGAAATCAATAGTGATGCTTTTTATAGTTATGGCATTATTGCGCAGCATAAAAAAGATTTCGACTGGAAGAACGCTTCGTTGATAGCCGGTGTGAGCGCGGATTACAGCCCAGCTACCTATAACGCCAATTATATTGATATTGATAAAGATGCCGCTGGTTATTATGTCGGCTATCGGCTCACCGATTCAGTGCTCACCAATTATCGCGTAGGGCTGCTGAATACGGCTGCATATACACAGTTTTCCTTTATGCCGCTGGCTAACATGCGGATAGTAGCTGCACTGCGTTATGACAGGATGGACTATGATTTTAACAATTATCTGCCTCCTTCTGCATTTACCGGTGCACCCAGCGAACGTAATAACTTCAATGCGCTCACTCCCAAACTGGGATTGACCTATAACCTTCAGCACAACAGAGGGCTGTATGCCAATTACAGTAAGGGTTTTGCCCCTCCTAATATTTCAGAACTGTACAGAGGGGTGAAAGTGCCGGTGTTGAAATCTGCTAACTACAATAACTATGAAGCCGGCGGCTGGTTTGGTTTCGCGCAAAATAAAGGATATGTGGATGTCAGTGTGTATCTGATGAAAGGAAGCAATGAAATTGTGAGTGTCCGTACTGCGGATGGTTCTTATGAAAACCAGAATGCAGGTGCTACTACTCATCGCGGTATTGAATGGAATGCCCGCTACACACCACTTCGTTCTGTATTTATACGGACCAGCGGCACTTATGCGTCTCATATCTTTGACGCCTATACGGAGAATGGAAAAACATACGATCACAATGCTATGAATGGCGCTCCCAAATGGATCACCAATACGGAACTGACCTGGAAACCTTCTCTGTTGAGGGGTTTCAGGATAGGAGGAGAGTGGCAGCATATCAGCGGATATTATATGGATGCCGCCAATACGGCCTGGTATGATGGATATGATCTGTTTAATATCAGAGCTGGTTATCAGTGGAAAGGCTTTGAATGCTGGCTCAACTGTATGAATGCAGGTGACCGCCTGTATGCTACCACTGCAGAGAAATCTGCTTATGGTAAGAGTTACCGGGTAGGCCCAAGGCAAACATTCAACTTTGGCGTAGCATATACTTTTACCGGAAAAAGATAA
- a CDS encoding antibiotic biosynthesis monooxygenase, with amino-acid sequence MNTQETTLLVTFRIKPTERERFEAALIDDLLGARNEPGNWSMHLFQSKKDRDLLYFYERWQDNFVLDLHLQYDYTQTVFELAPDALFEPINIRRLTDLSPVDQATYRLPADTTKSIDHLITFTVPESEREMFINTWSTLVEKNRAIPGCVAFHLHSVENEPSTFVLYTRWENETAWRQYVSTPIAEGISDFLLELFPYCQKNQ; translated from the coding sequence ATGAACACACAAGAAACAACTTTACTTGTTACCTTCCGTATCAAACCAACCGAAAGAGAAAGATTCGAGGCCGCACTCATCGATGATCTGTTGGGTGCCAGAAATGAACCCGGCAATTGGTCTATGCACTTATTCCAGTCTAAGAAAGATAGAGATCTGCTCTATTTTTATGAACGCTGGCAGGACAACTTTGTATTGGATCTGCACCTACAGTATGATTATACGCAAACGGTGTTTGAATTAGCGCCCGATGCATTATTTGAGCCAATTAATATCAGGCGGTTGACGGATTTATCTCCTGTCGATCAGGCCACATATCGGCTTCCGGCGGACACCACCAAATCTATAGATCACTTGATTACCTTTACAGTACCTGAAAGCGAACGGGAGATGTTTATCAACACCTGGTCAACGCTTGTGGAAAAGAACAGGGCCATACCAGGCTGTGTTGCCTTTCATCTACATAGTGTAGAAAATGAACCATCCACTTTTGTATTATATACGCGTTGGGAAAATGAAACGGCATGGCGTCAATACGTTTCTACCCCTATAGCAGAAGGAATTTCCGATTTTCTCCTGGAACTGTTTCCATATTGTCAGAAGAATCAGTAG
- a CDS encoding helix-turn-helix transcriptional regulator, translating into MLFSKAPECFTIPGTTRRYLKLDDFTLVESCHSEIRTEKELFLQDHVFAFVLNGTYKPQVDGVKMNIGSGECVLMRRSNMLKYQKFAAENMQGFECIFFFIKDDFIREVLQINDAVKPLPVRATSIIKLPMNEALMGYVQSIKPYFNESFIFQEALLRLKMQELLFGLIAIHHDLVPHLIDFSLPYKNDLRKVMEEHFTKNLSLEEFAYITGKSLSAFKREFQQVFNISPGKWLLKRRLDHSRKLLMHTEMNVSDACYESGFENLSHFSRSFKSQFGINPLQIKQLS; encoded by the coding sequence ATGCTATTCTCAAAAGCACCTGAATGCTTTACCATACCAGGTACTACGCGCAGGTATCTTAAGCTTGACGATTTCACTTTAGTAGAGTCTTGCCATAGTGAAATACGCACAGAAAAAGAACTTTTTCTGCAGGATCATGTGTTCGCCTTTGTGTTGAACGGAACTTACAAACCTCAAGTCGACGGAGTAAAGATGAATATCGGGTCCGGTGAATGTGTGCTGATGCGAAGATCCAATATGCTCAAATATCAGAAATTTGCGGCAGAGAACATGCAGGGATTTGAATGCATTTTTTTCTTTATCAAAGATGACTTTATTCGCGAAGTGTTGCAGATTAATGATGCCGTAAAACCATTACCAGTAAGAGCTACCAGTATAATCAAACTTCCGATGAATGAGGCCTTAATGGGATACGTCCAATCAATTAAACCATACTTCAATGAGTCATTCATATTTCAGGAAGCCTTGCTGCGATTGAAAATGCAGGAGCTGTTATTTGGGCTCATCGCTATTCATCATGATCTTGTACCCCATCTGATCGATTTTTCGTTGCCCTATAAAAACGATCTCAGAAAAGTAATGGAGGAGCATTTTACAAAGAATCTGAGCCTGGAAGAATTTGCATATATAACCGGCAAAAGTTTATCAGCCTTTAAGCGTGAGTTTCAGCAGGTGTTCAACATCTCTCCTGGAAAATGGCTGCTGAAAAGGCGTCTGGATCACTCCCGTAAACTGCTCATGCATACGGAAATGAACGTGAGTGATGCCTGTTATGAATCCGGCTTTGAGAACCTGTCGCATTTTTCCCGCTCATTCAAATCACAATTTGGCATAAACCCTTTACAGATAAAACAATTGTCATGA